In Silene latifolia isolate original U9 population chromosome X, ASM4854445v1, whole genome shotgun sequence, the following proteins share a genomic window:
- the LOC141618592 gene encoding uncharacterized protein LOC141618592, whose amino-acid sequence MGAYWAVKSFKLQLSEAGLHRKLQLQELEEIRNDASESALIYKAKTRAWHDNMIARRVFQVGEKVLLFQNRLRLFSGKLRSRWMGPYEVVRVFPYGAIEIKCLKSGKVLKVNGQRLKHYHEEIEVGEVETLYLVDPNYED is encoded by the exons ATGGG GGCTTATTGGGCGGTCAAATCGTTCAAATTGCAATTGAGTGAAGCGGGGCTTCATAGGAAACTCCAACTCCAAGAATTGGAAGAAATTCGAAATGATGCTTCTGAGAGTGCTTTGATTTACAAGGCAAAAACAAGAGCATGGCATGACAATATGATTGCAAGGAGAGTGTTCCAAGTTGGAGAGaaagttttactctttcaaaatcGACTTAGACTTTTCTCGGGAAAATTGCGGTCTAGATGGATGGGACCATATGAGGTGGTGCGCGTCTTTCCATATGGAGCAATCGAGATCAAGTGTTTAAAGTCCGGGAAAGTCTTGAAAGTGAATGGCCAAAGGCTTAAGCACTATCATGAAGAAATTGAAGTTGGTGAAGTGGAAACACTATACCTTGTTGATCCCAATTATGAAGATTAA